The Streptomyces europaeiscabiei genome window below encodes:
- a CDS encoding C40 family peptidase, giving the protein MTVRKAWIVVIAAGSAGLSFVLLLVVGVYMVAGNLANGIGGKSVGLAKGAVPAAYQTLVQKWGNLCDAINPALLAAQLYQESGFNPKAQSPAAAQGIAQFIPGTWATHGVDGDKDGDRDVWDPNDAIPSAASYDCHLASYVKDVPGDPTANMLASYNAGAYAVIKYGGVPPYKETQNYVKTITTLSESFAAPTSRVDPSEQAAGAIAYAQKKLGTLYLWGGTGTAEQGGRFDCSGLTQAAYESVGITLPRVANDQYNAGPHPSRDELLPGDLVFFSDDLTNSRAIRHVGIYVGGGYMIDAPRTGAVIRFDPVDTPDYFGATRVTEDGAKALPKTV; this is encoded by the coding sequence TTGACGGTGCGTAAGGCGTGGATCGTGGTGATCGCTGCCGGCAGCGCCGGGCTGAGCTTCGTGCTGCTGCTGGTCGTGGGTGTCTACATGGTCGCCGGGAACCTCGCCAACGGGATCGGCGGGAAGTCGGTCGGGCTGGCCAAGGGGGCCGTGCCCGCCGCTTATCAGACCCTCGTGCAGAAATGGGGCAATCTGTGCGACGCCATCAATCCGGCGTTGCTCGCCGCACAGCTGTATCAGGAGAGCGGGTTCAACCCGAAGGCGCAGAGCCCTGCCGCCGCGCAGGGGATCGCGCAATTCATTCCTGGGACTTGGGCCACGCACGGGGTCGACGGGGACAAGGACGGGGATCGTGACGTCTGGGACCCGAATGACGCGATTCCATCGGCGGCATCGTACGACTGTCACCTCGCGTCGTACGTGAAGGATGTACCCGGTGATCCGACGGCGAACATGCTCGCTTCCTACAACGCGGGCGCGTACGCCGTCATCAAGTACGGGGGCGTCCCGCCGTACAAGGAGACCCAGAACTACGTCAAGACGATCACCACGTTGTCGGAGAGTTTCGCCGCGCCGACGAGCCGGGTCGATCCGAGCGAGCAGGCGGCCGGGGCCATCGCGTACGCGCAGAAGAAGCTCGGCACGCTGTATCTGTGGGGCGGCACCGGCACCGCTGAGCAGGGCGGACGCTTCGACTGCTCGGGGCTGACGCAGGCGGCGTACGAGAGTGTGGGGATCACGCTGCCGCGGGTCGCGAACGATCAGTACAATGCCGGGCCGCATCCTTCGCGGGACGAGCTGCTGCCCGGGGATCTGGTGTTCTTCTCGGACGACCTCACCAACTCCCGCGCCATTCGGCACGTCGGGATTTATGTGGGGGGCGGATACATGATCGACGCTCCGCGGACGGGGGCCGTCATCCGGTTCGACCCGGTTGATACCCCCGACTACTTCGGTGCCACACGGGTCACCGAGGATGGCGCGAAAGCATTGCCCAAGACGGTCTGA
- a CDS encoding phosphatase PAP2 family protein, with translation MAGLAAHAAIAAESGSNPDVELLYDINGLAKDAPHWLDRVMEFVGEYGLLFAMVLLILWCWWGVRKRGGEDAAPSVAALVWAPLAAGIAVLVNVPIRGFVERPRPFLDHEGLEVLVSGKTDYSFVSDHATLIMAMAVGLFVANRKFGMVGLVIGLLGGFIRVYMGVHYPTDVIGGFALGTAVALLLSPLAMALLTPLMRAVERSPRVGWVVRARGRDGGRAVIPGARVEGAPAEERDLAA, from the coding sequence ATGGCTGGACTCGCCGCGCATGCCGCAATTGCCGCTGAATCCGGATCGAACCCCGACGTCGAGCTGCTGTATGACATCAACGGCCTCGCCAAGGACGCGCCGCACTGGCTGGACCGGGTGATGGAGTTCGTGGGTGAGTACGGGCTCCTCTTCGCGATGGTGCTGCTGATCCTGTGGTGCTGGTGGGGGGTGCGGAAGCGGGGTGGGGAGGATGCCGCCCCGTCCGTGGCCGCGTTGGTGTGGGCGCCGCTCGCCGCCGGGATCGCCGTGCTGGTGAACGTGCCGATACGCGGGTTCGTGGAGCGGCCCCGGCCTTTTCTCGATCATGAGGGGCTGGAGGTGCTCGTCTCCGGCAAGACGGACTACTCGTTCGTGAGCGATCACGCGACGCTGATCATGGCGATGGCGGTGGGGTTGTTCGTCGCCAATCGGAAGTTCGGGATGGTCGGGCTGGTCATCGGGCTGCTGGGCGGGTTCATCCGGGTGTACATGGGTGTGCACTATCCGACTGACGTGATCGGTGGGTTCGCGTTGGGGACCGCTGTCGCGTTGCTGTTGTCGCCGTTGGCGATGGCTCTGCTCACGCCGTTGATGAGGGCGGTGGAGCGGTCGCCTCGGGTGGGGTGGGTCGTGCGGGCTCGGGGGCGGGACGGGGGGCGTGCGGTGATTCCGGGGGCGCGGGTCGAGGGGGCTCCGGCGGAGGAGCGGGATCTGGCGGCCTGA